Proteins from a genomic interval of Candidatus Omnitrophota bacterium:
- a CDS encoding CvpA family protein, whose amino-acid sequence MQNILNVLGLFNWVDIFVLLVFIRLGCISLKTGLSTELLKFTGTFAGLYLSLHYYIILAGLLSGKTAEKSGPPAIFCLSFFILLALSGYIVFFFFRLFFSKLVKAEVVPNLSKWGAFVISLARASLLSSIVLCAFLVSASPYFTKIVQSSYTGARVSKIAPATYTWFWNTVMSKFMVKESLNKSIPGIK is encoded by the coding sequence ATGCAGAACATCCTGAACGTACTCGGCCTTTTCAATTGGGTGGATATATTTGTTTTATTGGTTTTTATAAGGTTAGGCTGCATAAGCCTTAAAACCGGGTTATCCACGGAATTATTGAAATTTACCGGCACTTTTGCCGGGCTTTACCTGTCTTTGCACTATTATATTATTTTAGCCGGCCTTTTAAGCGGTAAAACCGCGGAAAAAAGCGGCCCTCCGGCTATATTCTGCCTTTCGTTCTTCATCCTGTTGGCGCTATCAGGTTATATAGTTTTCTTTTTCTTCCGTTTGTTCTTCAGTAAACTGGTTAAGGCTGAGGTGGTCCCTAATTTAAGCAAATGGGGCGCGTTCGTTATTTCTTTAGCCAGGGCGTCTTTGTTGTCCAGCATTGTTCTTTGCGCGTTCCTGGTCAGCGCTTCCCCGTATTTTACCAAGATCGTCCAAAGCTCTTATACAGGCGCCAGGGTCTCTAAAATCGCTCCCGCCACTTACACCTGGTTCTGGAACACGGTAATGTCCAAGTTTATGGTCAAGGAAAGCCTGAATAAATCTATTCCCGGCATAAAATAA